The Flavobacteriales bacterium genome contains the following window.
GCCCGATCGTTCAAAGAACTCGATGTGCAACGAGCAGAAAGCGATCTCCTGCTTGCCGATCATGTTGTCCTCCAGTTGCAGTACGTTCACTTTCAGCGCCACGTGCCATGCTGCACTATCGCTGGCCAAGCTCCGCCGCAGCAGCGTGCTGAGGGCTTCATCGATCGGTTCTTTCGAGGAGAGGCGTTTGTCGTTGCCCGAGATCGAAGCGTGCAAGGTGCCCAGTGGTGCGTCGGCGCCGAACCCCAATACAACGGTGTCCACGGCGATGCGTATGCCGCGGAGATCCGGCTCCGCGGCGCTCAGATCGATGACGCGTTGAGCCGGAACCACGAGGCAATGCGCAAGAACCAGAACGAAGAGCGGGGTCCGCATGCAAGGCGAAGCTATCGGATGTTCATCCCGGTCACTTGAACCTGAACTGCGCACCCAGCACCACGTTCCACTGTGCGAACCAGAAGTGCTGGGCGGCCCGATCGGCGTCATCACCGGTGGTGAGCACATCGAGCAGGTCGATGTAGCCACCGCGGACGGTGGTGCGCAGGAAAACATGTTGGAAGAACGTAGCGTGCACCCCGGCTTGTGCACCCGCTCCCCAGCCACCGAGGTTGAACTTGTTGTTGCGGCCCTCGCCGAACAAGCGCACATCCGTTCGGAGCACGACACCACCGGCGTGCAGGCCACCGAACGCTTGCACATGGTGCTTGGCGTTGGCGGATCTCCACAACAGGTCGTAGTGGTCCGCATCGAACGAGATGAGGTTCAGGCCGTCGGTGTGCTCGAAGCGGAGCACATCCTCCGTGAGCCTCAATTCCTGGCTCCCGTTGAAACCGCCCGTTTCACCGGTGCCCGTGGGCCTCGCATAGCCGTCGCTGCGTACCACTTGATCGTGGTCCACCACGTACTTCATATGGTCCATGCCGAGCGAGAAGCTCCACCGCTCGCGCCAGAACCAGCCGAGCCGGTAGTTGTATTGCGGTATCCAGATGGTGTTGGGCGAGAAGTAGGTGCCCGCATCGAAGTTGGTCGCCCGGTCGTGCGCCACCACATCACGCAACGTGAAGTCATGGTCGTCGCCCTCGAAGCGGATGTCGCTCTTGGTGTACCACGCCCGGTTGTAGCCCCAGTAAACGAACCAACGGCCCTTGTTGCCTGCGGCGTCCTTCGGGTGCTGCGCGGTAGTTCGCGTGCCCAGGAGCACGACCACCGCGATCATCAGAACGCGGGCTGAGCTCACCATGCGTTCAACGGCCGCAGGCGCATCATGCCGCCCACTTGGAACCGGACGCGGTCCAGTTCGGCTTTGTCGCTCGCGTGCGTCAACGCGGTGTCGATCATCTGGGCCACCTGCGCGCATTCCGTTTCTTTCAGACCGCGCGTGGTAACGGCCGGTGTGCCGATGCGGATACCACTGGTGACGAAAGGGCTTTGCGTATCGAAGGGCACCATGTTCTTGTTCACGGTGATGCCTGCCATGCCGAGCGCGGCCTCGGCGTCCTTGCCGGTGATGTCCTTGTTGCGCAGGTCGATGAGCATGCAGTGGTTGTCGGTACCTCCGCTCACGATGTTGTAGCCTTTGGCCACCAACGCTTCGGCGATGGCTTTCGCATTGGCGATCACTTGTTTGCCGTAGGTGACGAACCCCGGTTGCAGTGCCTCGGCGAACGCCACGGCCTTGGCACCGATCACATGCTCCAGCGGGCCGCCCTGCGTTCCGGGGAACACGCCGCTGTCCAGCAACGCGCTCATCTTCCGCACTTCACCCTTCGGGGTTTTCAGTCCCCATGGATTGTCGAAGTCGCGGCCCATCATGATGAGGCCACCGCGCGGACCGCGCAACGTTTTGTGGGTGGTGGTGGTAACGATGTGGCAGTGCGGCAGCGGATCGTTGAGCAGCTTGGCGGCGATGAGCCCGGCGGGATGGCTCACATCGGCCAGGAGCAGTGCGCCCACTTCATCGGCGATGGCCCTGAAGCGGGCGTAGTCCCAATCGCGGCTGTACGCACTGGCGCCGCAGATGATCAGTTTCGGTTTCTCCTTCCGTGCCGTCTCGGCCACCAGGTCCATGTCCACACGGCCGGTCTCCTTGCTCACCCCGTAGAACGTGGCGTGGTAGAGCTTGCCGCTGAAGTTCACCGGGCTGCCGTGCGTGAGGTGGCCGCCATGGCTGAGGTCGAACCCGAGGATCGTATCACCCGGCTTCAGGCACGCGAGCATCACGCTGGCGTTGGCTTGCGCGCCGCTGTGCGGTTGCACATTGGCCCAAGCAGCCCCGAAGAGCTTCTTCACCCGGTTGATGGCCAGGT
Protein-coding sequences here:
- a CDS encoding serine hydroxymethyltransferase; the encoded protein is MEGTTTAAPVQHADAAIFDLIERERIRQTNGLELIASENFVSPQVMAAMGSVLTNKYAEGLPGKRYYGGCEVVDEVENLAINRVKKLFGAAWANVQPHSGAQANASVMLACLKPGDTILGFDLSHGGHLTHGSPVNFSGKLYHATFYGVSKETGRVDMDLVAETARKEKPKLIICGASAYSRDWDYARFRAIADEVGALLLADVSHPAGLIAAKLLNDPLPHCHIVTTTTHKTLRGPRGGLIMMGRDFDNPWGLKTPKGEVRKMSALLDSGVFPGTQGGPLEHVIGAKAVAFAEALQPGFVTYGKQVIANAKAIAEALVAKGYNIVSGGTDNHCMLIDLRNKDITGKDAEAALGMAGITVNKNMVPFDTQSPFVTSGIRIGTPAVTTRGLKETECAQVAQMIDTALTHASDKAELDRVRFQVGGMMRLRPLNAW